In the genome of Populus nigra chromosome 9, ddPopNigr1.1, whole genome shotgun sequence, one region contains:
- the LOC133703505 gene encoding helicase-like transcription factor CHR28 isoform X5: MAESGIYKVMIEGADGGDGSVDYVANSIHHPEGSDARLGHLGGSFDYAGKQMSSSMHAYSGSNREFCLPFQEDQGTMRDGVLKSEIASCSTASTTFADGVSSCIADHARGLNLNPLLDENGNQLRHVEGNFKSTDASHGSWMDSSDEKFGSGDAFVKNSLEILEPENDIDRSMDMQLMNTDVFSHDMISPKSDVWHYPDFHTEFSNNHSAMQFGMNEYDTHYTDSPQCDFSSAFNFGLSHNNQEINDFQPESACSGSETSMMPYSDVNMMNVKYEGIDYMPPISGNFSSSAEDGLFNDKASVMQSSYIQLGISGDQTVRVGDEKTDGSAVCRNMTWQSGGVTEALDRKCSWSDGNGAFVDKDKKQSSSGFLSSVQSQKHVIYTKDEWGCVTIGSSRDQVEGVVGRFPLDSAYLNLNASEQYFPFAQTFNISNKQLSCGKDEELGIPIQSKALGSHLSIVSPESIESNSSGSKSHVDDDPDICILDDISQPACSNQSFASIKPPVPLQRPTYNDSPHRSAVEGTRFRANDERLVLRVALQDLAQPEFEAVPPDGVLAVPLLRHQRIALSWMVQKETSSLHCSGGILADDQGLGKTVSTIALILKERAPSHRADAVAVKKEERETLNLDDDDDGVTEIDRMKKGADGSQVTSNHSSTKSLNSSGQSKGRPTAGTLIVCPTSVLRQWDDELRKKVTTEANLSVLVYHGSNRTKDPSELAKYDVVITTYSIVSMEVPRQPLADEDDEEKRRMEGDDAPRLGFSYDKKRKNPPSSGKKGSKNKKGMDSAMLESIARPLAKVAWFRVVLDEAQSIKNHRTHVARACWGLRAKRRWCLSGTPIQNAIDDLYSYFRFLRYDPYAGYKLFCSAIKVPIQKNPQKGYKKLQAVLKTVMLRRTKGTLLDGEPIINLPPRVVELKKVDFTEEEREFYTRLEIDSRAQFKEYAAAGTVKQNYVNILLMLLRLRQACDHPRLVSGLDSSSLGSSSVEMAKKLPREKQLCLLNCLEASLAICGICSDPPEDAVVSVCGHVFCRQCIFEHLTGDDSQCPVSNCKVRLNVSSVFSKATLNSSLSDEPGQDCSGSELVAAVSSSSDNRPHDSSKIRVALEVLQSLTKPKDCLPTGNLLENSVDENVACYDTSYGSRDSVKDGMDKRCLPIKAVGEKAIVFSQWTGMLDLLEACLKNSSIQYRRLDGTMSVTARDKAVKDFNTLPEVSVMIMSLKAASLGLNMVAACHVLLLDLWWNPTTEDQAIDRAHRIGQTRAVTVLRLTVKNTVEDRILALQQKKREMVASAFGEDENGGRQTRLTVDDLNYLFMV, from the exons ATGGCGGAATCTGGCATTTACAAAGTG ATGATAGAAGGGGCAGATGGAGGGGATGGATCTGTGGATTATGTCGCGAACTCTATACACCACCCAGAAGGTTCAGATGCTAGGTTAGGTCATTTGGGTGGTTCTTTTGATTATGCAGGGAAACAAATGAGCTCTTCAATGCATGCTTACTCTGGAAGTAATAGAGAGTTTTGTTTACCGTTTCAAGAGGATCAAGGAACAATGAGGGATGGAGTGTTGAAATCAGAGATAGCCAGTTGCAGTACAGCATCTACTACTTTTGCTGATGGAGTGTCTAGCTGTATTGCAGATCATGCACGTGGTTTGAATTTAAATCCTCTTTTGGATGAAAATGGAAACCAATTGAGGCATGTGGAAGGGAACTTCAAATCCACAG ATGCTTCACATGGTTCTTGGATGGACAGTTCGGATGAGAAGTTTGGATCTGGTGATGCATTCGTTAAGAATAGCTTAGAAATCCTAGAACCTGAAAATGACATTGATAGATCCATGGACATGCAGTTGATGAATACAGATGTTTTTTCACATGATATGATTTCTCCCAAGTCTGATGTCTGGCATTATCCTGATTTTCATACTGAATTCAGCAATAATCATTCAGCAATGCAATTTGGCATGAACGAATATGATACGCATTATACTGATTCTCCACAATGCGATTTTTCCAGtgcttttaattttggattatcGCAcaacaatcaagaaattaatgattttCAACCTGAGAGTGCATGCTCTGGATCAGAGACTTCGATGATGCCTTACTCTGATGTAAACATGATGAATGTTAAATATGAAGGTATCGACTATATGCCACCAATCAGTGGAAATTTTTCATCAAGTGCTGAAGATGGACTTTTTAATGACAAGGCATCAGTTATGCAATCCAGTTATATTCAGTTAGGCATCAGTGGGGACCAAACAGTTCGTGTAGGTGATGAAAAAACTGATGGGTCGGCTGTGTGTAGGAACATGACATGGCAGTCTGGTGGAGTTACTGAAGCTCTCGACAGAAAGTGTTCCTGGAGTGATGGAAATGGTGCTTTTGTTGACAAAGACAAAAAACAGTCATCATCAGGTTTTTTATCGTCTGTGCAAAGTCAGAAGCATGTAATTTACACTAAGGATGAATGGGGTTGTGTGACCATTGGATCTTCAAGAGATCAAGTTGAGGGAGTTGTTGGTAGGTTTCCCCTGGACAGTgcatatttgaatttaaatgcTTCAGAGCAGTATTTTCCCTTTGCTCAGACATTCAATATAAGCAACAAGCAGTTGAGTTGTGGTAAGGATGAAGAACTGGGTATACCAATTCAGTCTAAGGCCTTGGGTTCTCATCTTTCAATAGTCAGCCCTGAATCAATTGAGAGTAATTCATCTGGAAGCAAATCCCATGTTGATGATGATCCTGATATATGTATTCTTGATGATATCAGTCAACCTGCTTGCTCAAACCAATCTTTTGCTTCTATAAAGCCCCCAGTTCCTTTGCAACGACCTACATATAATGATTCACCTCATCGTTCTGCAGTAGAAGGCACAAGGTTCAGGGCCAATGATGAGCGCCTTGTACTTCGAGTTGCACTGCAG GATCTTGCTCAACCAGAGTTTGAAGCTGTTCCACCCGATGGTGTTTTGGCAGTTCCTCTCTTGAGACATCAG CGAATTGCGTTGTCATGGATGGTTCAGAAGGAAACCTCTAGCTTGCACTGTTCTGGAGGAATTCTTGCAGATGATCAG GGGCTGGGAAAGACTGTGTCAACCATTGCTCTTATACTCAAGGAAAGAGCTCCTTCTCATCGAGCGGATGCTGTGGCTGTTAAGAAAGAAGAGCGTGAAACCTTAAAtttggatgatgatgatgatggagtTACTGAGATTGACAGAATGAAGAAAGGTGCCGATGGTTCTCAAGTTACATCAAATCATAGTTCAACAAAGAGCCTGAACTCTTCTGGGCAATCCAAGGGAAGGCCAACTGCTGGAACTCTCATTGTTTGCCCCACAAGTGTCCTGCGGCAGTGGGATGATGAATTGCGTAAGAAGGTAACCACTGAAGCCAATCTCTCGGTTCTAGTATACCATGGAAGCAATCGAACAAAGGATCCTTCAGAGCTGGCAAAGTATGATGTTGTCATTACAACATATTCAATTGTCAGCATGGAGGTCCCAAGGCAGCCTCTggctgatgaagatgatgaagagaaACGAAGAATGGAAGGCGATGATGCTCCGCGCCTAGGATTTTCATacgataagaaaagaaaaaatcctcCTAGTTCTGGCAAAAAGGGTTCAAAGAATAAGAAAGGAATGGATAGTGCAATGCTTGAGTCCATTGCCCGGCCTCTTGCAAAGGTGGCATGGTTTAGGGTTGTCCTTGATGAAGCCCAGAGCATCAAGAATCACAGAACTCATGTGGCCAGGGCCTGTTGGGGTCTTCGGGCAAAACGCAGGTGGTGCTTGTCTGGTACCCCTATCCAAAATGCAATTGATGATCTCTATAGCTATTTCAGATTCCTCAGATATGACCCATATGCTGGCTACAAGCTATTCTGCTCAGCAATAAAGGTCCCAATTCAAAAGAATCCACAAAAAGGGTACAAAAAATTACAAGCTGTTTTGAAGACAGTAATGCTTCGTCGCACCAAAG GCACTCTTCTTGACGGGGAACCAATTATTAACCTACCTCCCAGAGTAGTAGAACTAAAAAAAGTGGACTTTACAGAGGAAGAACGTGAATTCTACACCAGACTAGAAATTGATTCACGAGCTCAGTTTAAA GAATATGCAGCTGCTGGAACTGTTAAACAAAATTATGTTAACATCTTGTTGATGCTGTTGCGTCTTCGACAAGCTTGTGATCATCCTCGTCTCGTCTCGGGTTTAGATTCAAGTTCTCTAGGTAGTTCCTCAGTTGAGATGGCAAAGAAGCTTCCTCGGGAGAAACAGTTATGCCTTCTAAATTGTTTAGAAGCATCTTTGGCAATCTGTGGCATATGCAGT GATCCACCTGAAGATGCTGTTGTTTCAGTATGTGGTCATGTATTCTGCAGACAGTGTATCTTTGAGCATCTTACTGGTGATGATAGCCAATGCCCCGTGTCAAACTGCAAAGTTCGACTGAATGTGTCTTCAGTGTTTTCCAAAGCTACATTAAACAGTTCTCTATCTGATGAGCCTGGTCAGGATTGTTCTGGTTCTGAGCTTGTTGCGGCAGTTAGCTCATCCTCTGACAACCGTCCCCATGATTCATCAAAAATTAGGGTAGCTCTTGAAGTCCTGCAATCGCTGACTAAGCCAAAAGATTGTTTGCCTACAGGCAATTTGTTAGAGAATTCTGTTGATGAAAATGTTGCTTGTTATGATACCTCATATGGTTCTAGAGATTCAGTTAAGGATGGAATGGATAAAAGATGCCTCCCAATTAAGGCTGTTGGGGAGAAAGCCATAGTTTTTTCCCAATGGACAGGAATGCTAGATTTGCTTGAAGCCTGTCTTAAAAATTCTTCCATTCAGTACAGAAGACTGGATGGAACAATGTCAGTTACTGCCCGAGATAAAGCTGTGAAGGATTTCAATACACTTCCGGAG GTATCTGTTATGATTATGTCTTTGAAAGCAGCTAGTCTTGGACTGAACATGGTTGCAGCTTGCCATGTGTTGCTTCTGGACCTATGGTGGAATCCTACAACTGAAGATCAGGCAATTGATAGGGCACATCGTATTGGACAAACTCGTGCAGTTACAGTTTTGCGATTAACTGTAAAAAATACTGTTGAAGATCGTATATTAGCCCTCCAG caaaagaagagagagatggTGGCATCTGCTTTTGGAGAGGATGAAAATGGTGGTCGTCAGACTCGCCTAACAGTGGATGACTTGAATTACCTATTTATGGTGTGA
- the LOC133703505 gene encoding helicase-like transcription factor CHR28 isoform X4 has product MSACFILFSKKNYVLLRLSQCRIPEMAESGIYKVMIEGADGGDGSVDYVANSIHHPEGSDARLGHLGGSFDYAGKQMSSSMHAYSGSNREFCLPFQEDQGTMRDGVLKSEIASCSTASTTFADGVSSCIADHARGLNLNPLLDENGNQLRHVEGNFKSTDASHGSWMDSSDEKFGSGDAFVKNSLEILEPENDIDRSMDMQLMNTDVFSHDMISPKSDVWHYPDFHTEFSNNHSAMQFGMNEYDTHYTDSPQCDFSSAFNFGLSHNNQEINDFQPESACSGSETSMMPYSDVNMMNVKYEGIDYMPPISGNFSSSAEDGLFNDKASVMQSSYIQLGISGDQTVRVGDEKTDGSAVCRNMTWQSGGVTEALDRKCSWSDGNGAFVDKDKKQSSSGFLSSVQSQKHVIYTKDEWGCVTIGSSRDQVEGVVGRFPLDSAYLNLNASEQYFPFAQTFNISNKQLSCGKDEELGIPIQSKALGSHLSIVSPESIESNSSGSKSHVDDDPDICILDDISQPACSNQSFASIKPPVPLQRPTYNDSPHRSAVEGTRFRANDERLVLRVALQDLAQPEFEAVPPDGVLAVPLLRHQRIALSWMVQKETSSLHCSGGILADDQGLGKTVSTIALILKERAPSHRADAVAVKKEERETLNLDDDDDGVTEIDRMKKGADGSQVTSNHSSTKSLNSSGQSKGRPTAGTLIVCPTSVLRQWDDELRKKVTTEANLSVLVYHGSNRTKDPSELAKYDVVITTYSIVSMEVPRQPLADEDDEEKRRMEGDDAPRLGFSYDKKRKNPPSSGKKGSKNKKGMDSAMLESIARPLAKVAWFRVVLDEAQSIKNHRTHVARACWGLRAKRRWCLSGTPIQNAIDDLYSYFRFLRYDPYAGYKLFCSAIKVPIQKNPQKGYKKLQAVLKTVMLRRTKGTLLDGEPIINLPPRVVELKKVDFTEEEREFYTRLEIDSRAQFKEYAAAGTVKQNYVNILLMLLRLRQACDHPRLVSGLDSSSLGSSSVEMAKKLPREKQLCLLNCLEASLAICGICSDPPEDAVVSVCGHVFCRQCIFEHLTGDDSQCPVSNCKVRLNVSSVFSKATLNSSLSDEPGQDCSGSELVAAVSSSSDNRPHDSSKIRVALEVLQSLTKPKDCLPTGNLLENSVDENVACYDTSYGSRDSVKDGMDKRCLPIKAVGEKAIVFSQWTGMLDLLEACLKNSSIQYRRLDGTMSVTARDKAVKDFNTLPEVSVMIMSLKAASLGLNMVAACHVLLLDLWWNPTTEDQAIDRAHRIGQTRAVTVLRLTVKNTVEDRILALQQKKREMVASAFGEDENGGRQTRLTVDDLNYLFMV; this is encoded by the exons ATGTCGGCTTGTTTTATACTATTCTCGAAGAAGAACTACGTGCTTCTCCG GCTGAGCCAGTGCCGGATACCGGAAATGGCGGAATCTGGCATTTACAAAGTG ATGATAGAAGGGGCAGATGGAGGGGATGGATCTGTGGATTATGTCGCGAACTCTATACACCACCCAGAAGGTTCAGATGCTAGGTTAGGTCATTTGGGTGGTTCTTTTGATTATGCAGGGAAACAAATGAGCTCTTCAATGCATGCTTACTCTGGAAGTAATAGAGAGTTTTGTTTACCGTTTCAAGAGGATCAAGGAACAATGAGGGATGGAGTGTTGAAATCAGAGATAGCCAGTTGCAGTACAGCATCTACTACTTTTGCTGATGGAGTGTCTAGCTGTATTGCAGATCATGCACGTGGTTTGAATTTAAATCCTCTTTTGGATGAAAATGGAAACCAATTGAGGCATGTGGAAGGGAACTTCAAATCCACAG ATGCTTCACATGGTTCTTGGATGGACAGTTCGGATGAGAAGTTTGGATCTGGTGATGCATTCGTTAAGAATAGCTTAGAAATCCTAGAACCTGAAAATGACATTGATAGATCCATGGACATGCAGTTGATGAATACAGATGTTTTTTCACATGATATGATTTCTCCCAAGTCTGATGTCTGGCATTATCCTGATTTTCATACTGAATTCAGCAATAATCATTCAGCAATGCAATTTGGCATGAACGAATATGATACGCATTATACTGATTCTCCACAATGCGATTTTTCCAGtgcttttaattttggattatcGCAcaacaatcaagaaattaatgattttCAACCTGAGAGTGCATGCTCTGGATCAGAGACTTCGATGATGCCTTACTCTGATGTAAACATGATGAATGTTAAATATGAAGGTATCGACTATATGCCACCAATCAGTGGAAATTTTTCATCAAGTGCTGAAGATGGACTTTTTAATGACAAGGCATCAGTTATGCAATCCAGTTATATTCAGTTAGGCATCAGTGGGGACCAAACAGTTCGTGTAGGTGATGAAAAAACTGATGGGTCGGCTGTGTGTAGGAACATGACATGGCAGTCTGGTGGAGTTACTGAAGCTCTCGACAGAAAGTGTTCCTGGAGTGATGGAAATGGTGCTTTTGTTGACAAAGACAAAAAACAGTCATCATCAGGTTTTTTATCGTCTGTGCAAAGTCAGAAGCATGTAATTTACACTAAGGATGAATGGGGTTGTGTGACCATTGGATCTTCAAGAGATCAAGTTGAGGGAGTTGTTGGTAGGTTTCCCCTGGACAGTgcatatttgaatttaaatgcTTCAGAGCAGTATTTTCCCTTTGCTCAGACATTCAATATAAGCAACAAGCAGTTGAGTTGTGGTAAGGATGAAGAACTGGGTATACCAATTCAGTCTAAGGCCTTGGGTTCTCATCTTTCAATAGTCAGCCCTGAATCAATTGAGAGTAATTCATCTGGAAGCAAATCCCATGTTGATGATGATCCTGATATATGTATTCTTGATGATATCAGTCAACCTGCTTGCTCAAACCAATCTTTTGCTTCTATAAAGCCCCCAGTTCCTTTGCAACGACCTACATATAATGATTCACCTCATCGTTCTGCAGTAGAAGGCACAAGGTTCAGGGCCAATGATGAGCGCCTTGTACTTCGAGTTGCACTGCAG GATCTTGCTCAACCAGAGTTTGAAGCTGTTCCACCCGATGGTGTTTTGGCAGTTCCTCTCTTGAGACATCAG CGAATTGCGTTGTCATGGATGGTTCAGAAGGAAACCTCTAGCTTGCACTGTTCTGGAGGAATTCTTGCAGATGATCAG GGGCTGGGAAAGACTGTGTCAACCATTGCTCTTATACTCAAGGAAAGAGCTCCTTCTCATCGAGCGGATGCTGTGGCTGTTAAGAAAGAAGAGCGTGAAACCTTAAAtttggatgatgatgatgatggagtTACTGAGATTGACAGAATGAAGAAAGGTGCCGATGGTTCTCAAGTTACATCAAATCATAGTTCAACAAAGAGCCTGAACTCTTCTGGGCAATCCAAGGGAAGGCCAACTGCTGGAACTCTCATTGTTTGCCCCACAAGTGTCCTGCGGCAGTGGGATGATGAATTGCGTAAGAAGGTAACCACTGAAGCCAATCTCTCGGTTCTAGTATACCATGGAAGCAATCGAACAAAGGATCCTTCAGAGCTGGCAAAGTATGATGTTGTCATTACAACATATTCAATTGTCAGCATGGAGGTCCCAAGGCAGCCTCTggctgatgaagatgatgaagagaaACGAAGAATGGAAGGCGATGATGCTCCGCGCCTAGGATTTTCATacgataagaaaagaaaaaatcctcCTAGTTCTGGCAAAAAGGGTTCAAAGAATAAGAAAGGAATGGATAGTGCAATGCTTGAGTCCATTGCCCGGCCTCTTGCAAAGGTGGCATGGTTTAGGGTTGTCCTTGATGAAGCCCAGAGCATCAAGAATCACAGAACTCATGTGGCCAGGGCCTGTTGGGGTCTTCGGGCAAAACGCAGGTGGTGCTTGTCTGGTACCCCTATCCAAAATGCAATTGATGATCTCTATAGCTATTTCAGATTCCTCAGATATGACCCATATGCTGGCTACAAGCTATTCTGCTCAGCAATAAAGGTCCCAATTCAAAAGAATCCACAAAAAGGGTACAAAAAATTACAAGCTGTTTTGAAGACAGTAATGCTTCGTCGCACCAAAG GCACTCTTCTTGACGGGGAACCAATTATTAACCTACCTCCCAGAGTAGTAGAACTAAAAAAAGTGGACTTTACAGAGGAAGAACGTGAATTCTACACCAGACTAGAAATTGATTCACGAGCTCAGTTTAAA GAATATGCAGCTGCTGGAACTGTTAAACAAAATTATGTTAACATCTTGTTGATGCTGTTGCGTCTTCGACAAGCTTGTGATCATCCTCGTCTCGTCTCGGGTTTAGATTCAAGTTCTCTAGGTAGTTCCTCAGTTGAGATGGCAAAGAAGCTTCCTCGGGAGAAACAGTTATGCCTTCTAAATTGTTTAGAAGCATCTTTGGCAATCTGTGGCATATGCAGT GATCCACCTGAAGATGCTGTTGTTTCAGTATGTGGTCATGTATTCTGCAGACAGTGTATCTTTGAGCATCTTACTGGTGATGATAGCCAATGCCCCGTGTCAAACTGCAAAGTTCGACTGAATGTGTCTTCAGTGTTTTCCAAAGCTACATTAAACAGTTCTCTATCTGATGAGCCTGGTCAGGATTGTTCTGGTTCTGAGCTTGTTGCGGCAGTTAGCTCATCCTCTGACAACCGTCCCCATGATTCATCAAAAATTAGGGTAGCTCTTGAAGTCCTGCAATCGCTGACTAAGCCAAAAGATTGTTTGCCTACAGGCAATTTGTTAGAGAATTCTGTTGATGAAAATGTTGCTTGTTATGATACCTCATATGGTTCTAGAGATTCAGTTAAGGATGGAATGGATAAAAGATGCCTCCCAATTAAGGCTGTTGGGGAGAAAGCCATAGTTTTTTCCCAATGGACAGGAATGCTAGATTTGCTTGAAGCCTGTCTTAAAAATTCTTCCATTCAGTACAGAAGACTGGATGGAACAATGTCAGTTACTGCCCGAGATAAAGCTGTGAAGGATTTCAATACACTTCCGGAG GTATCTGTTATGATTATGTCTTTGAAAGCAGCTAGTCTTGGACTGAACATGGTTGCAGCTTGCCATGTGTTGCTTCTGGACCTATGGTGGAATCCTACAACTGAAGATCAGGCAATTGATAGGGCACATCGTATTGGACAAACTCGTGCAGTTACAGTTTTGCGATTAACTGTAAAAAATACTGTTGAAGATCGTATATTAGCCCTCCAG caaaagaagagagagatggTGGCATCTGCTTTTGGAGAGGATGAAAATGGTGGTCGTCAGACTCGCCTAACAGTGGATGACTTGAATTACCTATTTATGGTGTGA